In Fibrobacter sp. UWB10, the genomic window TTAGAAAAAAATCGCCGTTCCGTCAAGGTTAAATTATCAATCTTGCAATGCCTTTGGCAGGTTAAATTTGGTAGATTCGACCAATTTTACGAAATTTTCGATTTCTACGGGGGCAAATTTTTCTTTAATCCAGTCTACGACCCCCTGAACGAGCACTTCGGGAGCACTTGCACCACTCGAAATACCCACCGATTCGATATTTTCGAACCATTCCGGTTCCAAATCTTCGACCGAGGCAATCAAATGGCTCGGAATGCCCTGTTCAAGCCCGAGTTCCATAAGTCGACTAGAATTAGAAGAATTCTTGGCTCCCACGACCAGGAGCATATCCACCTTGGAGCAGAGATCGAGGACTGCCGCCTGACGATTGCCCGTTGCATAGCAAAGGTCGCCCGCATCGGGCCCGATAATATTCGGGAAACGCTGCTTGAGCGCTTCGATAATCTTGCGGGTTTCCGCCACCGAAAGAGTGGTCTGCGTAATATAGGCGAGTTCCTTGTCGGCAGGGACTTCTACCGTTTGCGCATCGGCTTCGTTCCTGATAAGCGTGATTGCCCCCGGCGGGAGCTGTCCCAAAGTGCCTTCCACTTCGGCATGGCCTGCATGACCAATCAAAATGATGTGGCGGCCAGCGGCATAATGACGCTTGGCGCTAAAATGAACCTTGAGCACCAGCGGGCAACTGGCGTCCAGCACCTGCAGTCCACGTTTTTCTGCATCGGCGTAAATTTCTTCGGCAACCCCATGGGCAGAGAAAATCACCACAGAGCCCGACGGCACCTCGTCCAGTTCATCAACAAAAACCACGCCCTTGGACCTAAGCGTATCGACTACGAACTTGTTGTGCACAATTTCGTGACGCACATAAATAGGGGTCCCGAATTTTCCAATTGCCTTTTCCACCACATGAATGGCGCGATCAACACCAGCACAGAAACCACGGGGAGTCGCAAGAATCACTTTTTTCATAAGATTCCCTTTATAAAATTCAACAACAGCTTATAAGAATTCAAGACCTTCATTCTTTCGCACATCAAATAAGTCCGCACCACATCTGGCGACGGATGCCGACGGCGTAAATAGTCCGAAGGAGAATGGATTTGTCCCACCACATGCGCCGCAACCAGTTTGGTCACGACATCGTCATGCCCTTTGGCATAAGGTCCGACACAGGTAGCAACGCCCATTTGAAGCGGTTCCCAGAAATCATGGATTCCGAGCCGGCGATTGAACGAACCGCCCACTACCGCACTTTTGCTTTTCAAAAGGATTTCACGCGATAGTCCAAAGCGCGTCACCAAAGAAACCATTCCACTTTGAACAGAAGGATAATCTACCACAGGCAGTCCTGCCTCGTACAATCGCCTGCGGAAGTAAACCAGTTCAGAAAGCCTGCGCGGCATGAGCACAACCGATTCACCTTTGTCCACAGAATCTTTCGCCATAGAAATAAACGCATCGGCTTCTTCCTGATGGAACGACAGAAACACCACGTCGATCGTAGTTTTTTCGGGGACACAGACAAGGCCACCATCGCGAGCCCAGTTCAGAAGTTTCCAGTCTCCACCCATGGTGCATGGCACAAAGCCCTTGCTTGCGTAAGTAAAGCGACCGAGGTCTGCAGCCGTCTGCATGCAGGCATAACCCATGCCTGAAAAATCAACGAACGGGAACGACTTGCGGTAACGCCCAGACACAAGTGCAATGTTTCTGCGGGTCGAAAGTTTTGCCACCGTCGAAAGGTAACCAGGCCAAAGTTCGTTTTCGGCTAGAATCAAACCAATCGGCTGCACCGAGCTCACAAACGAATGCAACGCCGACAAAATATCGGCCGGCGCAATGGACACCTCCGCAACCCCCGCACAGGAATCCTTCAGAAACGAGACTACCTCAACCTTTTGCGAAGTAATCAAAATCTTCGGGCAATCAGGCAAATCTTCTTTGAGGGCAACAGCAAGTCCTTGCAGCATGCGGCATTCGCCAAGGCTTGCTCCGTGAAGCCAAAGATAGGGGCCATCGCTGGGCCACGGCCCTAACAGACGTTCTTCAATGTGATATTCTCGTTCAAGATGCGGCCATTTGCTAGCAGTCTTCGCCACCGTCCTAACGGCAGTCCCTACAGCAAGGCGTCCTAAGTTCTTTATGTTTAAGCCCATAGGATAAAGTCAATCTTTCTAAACAGCATAATCCCAATCACCAGCGCAAGCCAAATCCACGTATACTTGTCGGCTATAATAGCCTCTTTACCGCTACGAAGCGGACCCGGCACGTGAATTTCGCGAGGAATGAACGCGGGCGTATGCATGGCCCACAACTTCCATTCGTCACCAAAACGTTTTTCTAGATAACGATCATCCAGCTTGGCAAGGTATATACCAAAAGCCAGTGCGAATACAATAAATGGTATAGTTATCCAGTTGATTCCCAAGTGCAAAACGACAATCGCAATAGCGATGGCAATGTTGGACACGTAAAGCGGATGGCGCAGACGTCCGTATGCACCCCAGGTCACAAGAACCGGAGCGTCTTGTGCACTACCGCGAGTGTGGTCGCCAATGGCTCGGCGAGCCTTAACGCGTAGGTACACGGAAATAAGCAAAATATTGATAAAAATCAGAAACGGCACAATGGTAAGGTCTGCCGGCGGAAAAGCCAAGGCAACAAGCGCCACAATACCAAGAATTATCCCTCGATAACGGTACACAAATGGACGCGACGGGCGCAGATCTTCAGCCGGCAATTTCACTTGAACTTCGGGTTTTGCTGTCTGCCCTTGATTTTCAGCACTTACCGTTGCATTTTCTTGCTGTTTAACCTGATCTTCCATAATCGCCTCCGCTAAAGCTTTGCAACATTAAATATACATTCAACTTCGGGAGATAGCACATCATGACTCACAATAATTGTCCATTTGCCAAGCGATTCAGCCGTTTTTAGGTACGCTTTAAGTAGGGGTTCGCGGTCCACCAACGCCACAGAAGCAAAAGGTTCATCTAAAAGCACGGTACGACAGTCCGAGGCTAGCGCCCAAAGGAGCGCCACTCGGGCACGTTCACCGCCCGAAAGGCCCGATTTTTGAAGGAGGGAGGCGGCTCCCGAAGCCTGCATAAAGGATTTGAGAATCGAAGACTTTTCGGAAACGAAGCGTTTTTCGAGAAGGCGGGAAAGCATCCATCTGGGCGGAAGCTCCAGGTCTTGGGCGACAAAGAATACATCTCGAGGGGTATTCGCTTTGGCAGAATTCCAGCGTTCAAGCCCCGAAAGCAGGCGGAGCAATGTAGACTTTCCCACCCCGTTTTTGCCACGGACAAGAACAGGCTTTTCGCGGGACCAATTGAGTGCGAGGTCCGTAAATACAGGAGCTTCGGAGCCTTCGTAAGTGAATTTACCGCCGCGAATCGAAACCGCGCCGGAGGCAGCTTCGGGCGTTGCATTAGGTGCCGCGGCAAAATCCTTGCCAGCAGATTTTCCGGACAACTCAAGCCGTTCAAATTCTTCGAGGACATTGATTGCTGAAACCGCCGAGCGGAACTGCGGCATGACGCGGGCGCATTCCTTGACCGGCTTGTAGCAAAGAAGTACCGCCGAGGTAAACAGCACCAGGCCAGACGCATCCATATAGCCGCGGTTCATGAGGAGCGCACAGAAGGCCAACACCAAAACCATCGCGAGCACCGAAACCGTTTCAGTCAAAAGCGAAAGGCCTGACTTTTTGATGGCGGCATTCAGCCCGTTATCGCGGAGCCCGCGAACATCCTTTAAGAGACCGTCTGAAATATCCTTGCGTTCGTCGCGACCGCTCCACTGCCTAAAAAGCCTACGGGCCAGCGACAGATTCCCGCGGAAATCGGAACGTGCCCGCAACAGGGATTCTTCGGCTGGGCCAAGCTTATGCAGTTTACGCTGAAGGACTGCCACCAGCGGCACAATCACCACAAAAAGGAATGCGGCAAGCGGCCAAGAGATGTAGAAAAGCACTGGCAAGAAAACCAGCAGCTGAAGCACCGCCTGCACAGCCTGAAAGAAAACGCCCCCGTTATTCTGCAACACGACCGTGGCCTCATAAGCTGATTCGACCATGCGTTCGCCCTTGGGCGTGTGGAAGTTCTTTGGAGCCAAATCGCGGAGCCTGTGCAGGAACCATGCCTGCACCCGAGCCGACACCTTATAAAGCC contains:
- a CDS encoding glycosyltransferase N-terminal domain-containing protein, which gives rise to MGLNIKNLGRLAVGTAVRTVAKTASKWPHLEREYHIEERLLGPWPSDGPYLWLHGASLGECRMLQGLAVALKEDLPDCPKILITSQKVEVVSFLKDSCAGVAEVSIAPADILSALHSFVSSVQPIGLILAENELWPGYLSTVAKLSTRRNIALVSGRYRKSFPFVDFSGMGYACMQTAADLGRFTYASKGFVPCTMGGDWKLLNWARDGGLVCVPEKTTIDVVFLSFHQEEADAFISMAKDSVDKGESVVLMPRRLSELVYFRRRLYEAGLPVVDYPSVQSGMVSLVTRFGLSREILLKSKSAVVGGSFNRRLGIHDFWEPLQMGVATCVGPYAKGHDDVVTKLVAAHVVGQIHSPSDYLRRRHPSPDVVRTYLMCERMKVLNSYKLLLNFIKGIL
- the ispH gene encoding 4-hydroxy-3-methylbut-2-enyl diphosphate reductase produces the protein MKKVILATPRGFCAGVDRAIHVVEKAIGKFGTPIYVRHEIVHNKFVVDTLRSKGVVFVDELDEVPSGSVVIFSAHGVAEEIYADAEKRGLQVLDASCPLVLKVHFSAKRHYAAGRHIILIGHAGHAEVEGTLGQLPPGAITLIRNEADAQTVEVPADKELAYITQTTLSVAETRKIIEALKQRFPNIIGPDAGDLCYATGNRQAAVLDLCSKVDMLLVVGAKNSSNSSRLMELGLEQGIPSHLIASVEDLEPEWFENIESVGISSGASAPEVLVQGVVDWIKEKFAPVEIENFVKLVESTKFNLPKALQD
- a CDS encoding ATP-binding cassette domain-containing protein, with amino-acid sequence MNLRKWLKKSLKGGVIRFLPMALLASAADAAVLWGIRSFIDIVGGKADIPLAAWVGGMVVLAMLRLVFLYGKSKVSEGWLYKVSARVQAWFLHRLRDLAPKNFHTPKGERMVESAYEATVVLQNNGGVFFQAVQAVLQLLVFLPVLFYISWPLAAFLFVVIVPLVAVLQRKLHKLGPAEESLLRARSDFRGNLSLARRLFRQWSGRDERKDISDGLLKDVRGLRDNGLNAAIKKSGLSLLTETVSVLAMVLVLAFCALLMNRGYMDASGLVLFTSAVLLCYKPVKECARVMPQFRSAVSAINVLEEFERLELSGKSAGKDFAAAPNATPEAASGAVSIRGGKFTYEGSEAPVFTDLALNWSREKPVLVRGKNGVGKSTLLRLLSGLERWNSAKANTPRDVFFVAQDLELPPRWMLSRLLEKRFVSEKSSILKSFMQASGAASLLQKSGLSGGERARVALLWALASDCRTVLLDEPFASVALVDREPLLKAYLKTAESLGKWTIIVSHDVLSPEVECIFNVAKL
- a CDS encoding isoprenylcysteine carboxylmethyltransferase family protein, translating into MEDQVKQQENATVSAENQGQTAKPEVQVKLPAEDLRPSRPFVYRYRGIILGIVALVALAFPPADLTIVPFLIFINILLISVYLRVKARRAIGDHTRGSAQDAPVLVTWGAYGRLRHPLYVSNIAIAIAIVVLHLGINWITIPFIVFALAFGIYLAKLDDRYLEKRFGDEWKLWAMHTPAFIPREIHVPGPLRSGKEAIIADKYTWIWLALVIGIMLFRKIDFILWA